One region of Juglans microcarpa x Juglans regia isolate MS1-56 chromosome 7S, Jm3101_v1.0, whole genome shotgun sequence genomic DNA includes:
- the LOC121241521 gene encoding uncharacterized protein LOC121241521, whose translation MLGPTSTSHPPPLIYPAPPIRSTLRPLRLSSQKNLSFISLRPRIQSRISRKLPRFPILFAENNDGLLNKDPKESEEEREQGIGSGDGGDNLGKDQRRIFDISWGDLLNPDPDNLLALALTGLLAWASVQVLWQLFFISLAILLAALKYSFIAALLLFILITLL comes from the coding sequence ATGTTAGGCCCAACCTCTACCTCACACCCACCGCCATTGATATACCCAGCGCCTCCAATTCGCTCAACTCTCAGACCCCTCCGACTTTCCTCACAAAAAAATCTCAGCTTCATCTCCTTGCGTCCCAGAATCCAATCCCGAATCTCAAGAAAACTCCCAAGATTCCCAATATTGTTTGCAGAGAATAACGATGGGTTGTTAAACAAAGATCCCAAAGAAAGTGAAGAAGAACGAGAGCAAGGAATTGGGTCCGGCGACGGCGGCGATAATTTGGGGAAAGATCAACGGCGCATATTCGATATCAGTTGGGGTGATCTTTTAAACCCAGATCCAGATAACCTCTTGGCATTAGCATTGACGGGTCTGCTCGCGTGGGCAAGTGTTCAAGTGCTTTGGCAACTCTTCTTTATCTCTTTGGCTATTCTTCTGGCTGCTCTCAAGTACTCCTTCATTGCTGCTCTTCTCCTTTTCATTCTTATTACCCTTCTGTGA
- the LOC121241696 gene encoding trihelix transcription factor PTL-like: protein MDDQYHGLLDFRHFMAGRTRFPAVTQPTGEPFFLQKNVAPTQLQYEAIMVGTEAFPRGLVGFSHDSMTSTISPTTASTANLAATLSGSVQMESSGWMGAYDGGNSTRWPRQETLTLLEIRSRLDSKFKETNQKGPLWDEVSRLMAEEGYERSGKKCKEKFENLYKYYKKTKEGKAGRQGGKHYRFFRQLEAIYGEGSKCNDYATVSDHTHLARNSSLPCHDDQNPNNVTNREVLQNKMLCKSLSFSNSSEFETSSSENNDDDLSAIAFMMNQSKEEEKVKNERQGFKRNKKSWKAKVEEFVDAQMSKMMDAQDAWMDRMLKNIERREQERLSKEEEWRKQEAVQFDQEVHDICTQKRAWIEARDAAIMEALKKCIGKDLQVSLSAHDLMAAVETQSHKEAQDERRKEIPFRTVNNSRWTEMEVSSLIQLRTSLELRFQEGSRYLEESLWEEIAAKMGSLDFDRSAVDCKEKWENISIFYNKTMEYCNELREDHHQDLDLRTRAGGYFDQQQPNSYLDQETCRQRPPESMGILQLMKEGTDLPASSSSSVGAADVHPHGFYHGGEKVWQKYGVRSINSKGKRQH from the exons atggatGACCAGTATCATGGCCTGCTTGATTTCCGGCATTTCATGGCCGGAAGAACTCGTTTTCCTGCCGTTACACAACCAACCGGCGAGCCATTCTTTCTCCAGAAGAATGTGGCGCCGACACAACTCCAGTACGAGGCCATCATGGTTGGTACTGAGGCTTTCCCTCGTGGGCTGGTTGGGTTTAGTCACGATTCCATGACTAGTACTATCTCTCCCACAACAGCCTCCACAGCCAATTTAGCTGCTACACTCTCTGGTTCAGTCCAGATGGAGAGTTCTGGATGGATGGGAGCATATGATGGTGGAAATAGTACTAGATGGCCAAGGCAAGAAACTCTCACCCTTCTTGAGATCAGATCTCGTCTTGATTCCAAGTTCAAAGAGACTAATCAGAAAGGACCATTGTGGGATGAAGTTTCTAG GCTAATGGCTGAGGAAGGATACGAGAGAAGTGGGaagaaatgtaaagaaaaattcGAGAACTTGTACAAGTACTATAAGAAAACTAAGGAAGGCAAGGCTGGAAGGCAAGGTGGGAAGCATTATAGGTTCTTCCGGCAGCTAGAAGCAATATATGGAGAAGGAAGCAAATGCAATGATTATGCCACAGTTTCAGATCATACCCATCTCGCTAGGAATAGCAGCCTGCCTTGTCATGATGATCAGAACCCAAATAACGTAACCAACCGTGAAGTTCTTCAGAACAAAATGCTATGCAAGAGCCTTAGTTTCTCTAACTCGTCTGAATTCGAGACTTCATCTTCagaaaataatgatgatgatcttTCCGCTATTGCCTTCATGATGAATCAgtccaaggaggaggagaaaGTGAAAAATGAGAGACAAGGTTTCAAAAGGAACAAGAAGAGCTGGAAAGCAAAGGTTGAGGAGTTTGTGGACGCACAAATGAGTAAGATGATGGATGCACAAGATGCTTGGATGGACAGGATGTTGAAGAATATAGAGCGTAGAGAGCAGGAGAGGTTGTCTAAAGAGGAAGAATGGAGAAAGCAGGAGGCAGTCCAGTTTGATCAGGAAGTACATGATATCTGTACACAGAAGAGAGCGTGGATTGAAGCTCGAGATGCAGCAATAATGGAAGCTTTAAAGAAATGTATAGGAAAAGACCTCCAAGTATCGCTATCGGCTCATGACTTAATGGCGGCTGTAGAAACTCAGAGTCACAAGGAAGCCCAGGATGAAAGAAGGAAGGAAATTCCCTTTAGAACTGTAAACAACAGCAGATGGACTGAAATGGAAGTTTCAAGTTTAATACAGCTGAGAACCAGTCTGGAACTGAGATTCCAAGAAGGTAGCAGGTATTTGGAGGAAAGTCTCTGGGAGGAGATAGCAGCAAAAATGGGCTCCTTAGACTTTGACCGAAGTGCTGTCGACtgtaaagaaaaatgggaaaacaTCAGCATCTTTTATAACAAGACGATGGAGTACTGTAACGAGTTGCGTGAAGATCATCATCAGGATTTGGATTTGAGAACCAGAGCTGGAGGTTATTTTGATCAGCAGCAACCTAATTCGTATCTTGACCAAGAAACTTGCAGACAAAGGCCGCCTGAGAGCATGGGAATACTTCAACTGATGAAGGAGGGTACTGATCTTCCAGCTTCAAGTTCATCCAGTGTAGGGGCGGCCGATGTCCATCCCCACGGCTTTTACCATGGAGGTGAAAAAGTGTGGCAGAAATATGGTGTAAGAAGCATTAATAGCAAGGGGAAAAGGCAGCATTAA
- the LOC121241544 gene encoding RING-H2 finger protein ATL8-like isoform X1: MISSGINLVMTVIGFAVSTMFIMFVCTRLVCARIQLNASRRSFPIASRSDLSILERGLHGLEPVVVANFPTKKYSDEFFSVAEDAQCTVCLAEFRGEDILRILPYCGHSFHVTCIDIWLQQHSTCPVCRISLREFPERKRIMQPLFSSVFRSPYSVESLNSDSYHCMATGNRFPLSTHGNHGMDPIQEDHCTPEVDRAEAGEHVSPLSNGNQAMKDSKTKHVESPSNH, translated from the exons ATGATATCTTCGGGGATAAATTTGGTGATGACGGTGATTGGGTTCGCGGTGAGCACCATGTTCATCATGTTCGTGTGCACGCGCCTTGTTTGCGCTCGGATTCAGTTGAATGCTTCCAGGCGCTCCTTTCCTATCGCTTCCAGATCCGATCTCAGTATT CTTGAGCGAGGCTTACATGGTCTTGAACCTGTAGTTGTAGCAAATTTTCCTACGAAGAAGTACAGTGATGAATTTTTCTCCGTTGCAGAAGATGCTCA ATGCACAGTTTGCCTTGCAGAATTCCGTGGTGAAGATATTTTGCGGATCCTTCCCTACTGTGGGCACTCCTTCCATGTGACTTGCATAGACATATGGCTGCAGCAACATTCGACCTGTCCTGTTTGTCGGATATCATTGCGTGAGTTTCCCGAGAGAAAACGCATAATGCAACCCTTGTTCAGTTCAGTTTTTCGATCTCCTTACAGTGTGGAGTCCTTGAACTCTGATTCATATCACTGTATGGCGACTGGTAACAGATTTCCACTGAGCACCCATGGCAATCATGGGATGGACCCCATTCAAGAGGATCATTGTACGCCAGAGGTTGATAGAGCAGAAGCTGGGGAGCATGTCTCCCCGTTAAGCAATGGTAATCAGGCAATGAAAGACTCGAAAACCAAGCATGTTGAAAGCCCATCAAATCACTAG
- the LOC121241544 gene encoding RING-H2 finger protein ATL38-like isoform X2 yields MISSGINLVMTVIGFAVSTMFIMFVCTRLVCARIQLNASRRSFPIASRSDLSILERGLHGLEPVVVANFPTKKYSDEFFSVAEDAQCTVCLAEFRGEDILRILPYCGHSFHVTCIDIWLQQHSTCPVCRISLHFH; encoded by the exons ATGATATCTTCGGGGATAAATTTGGTGATGACGGTGATTGGGTTCGCGGTGAGCACCATGTTCATCATGTTCGTGTGCACGCGCCTTGTTTGCGCTCGGATTCAGTTGAATGCTTCCAGGCGCTCCTTTCCTATCGCTTCCAGATCCGATCTCAGTATT CTTGAGCGAGGCTTACATGGTCTTGAACCTGTAGTTGTAGCAAATTTTCCTACGAAGAAGTACAGTGATGAATTTTTCTCCGTTGCAGAAGATGCTCA ATGCACAGTTTGCCTTGCAGAATTCCGTGGTGAAGATATTTTGCGGATCCTTCCCTACTGTGGGCACTCCTTCCATGTGACTTGCATAGACATATGGCTGCAGCAACATTCGACCTGTCCTGTTTGTCGGATATCATTGC ATTTCCACTGA